Below is a genomic region from Paenibacillus pabuli.
CATATTTATCCGATACAGGCTCTCCTGTAGTAGGATGAATGCCCATCTCAAATGCCTTGATCTGTAACGCAAAAATATCTTCCCCAGGCGGTTCAACGTTCACAGCTTGCATGCGATTAAAGTCCAGATTTCCCTGATCCCTCTCATAAGCCTGAAGGGCAGCCTGATCTGCAACACCATTCTCTTTGACAGGCATATTTACCCACTTACCGAACATATTAATTTTCGCCATCCGATAGCCCTTATCACCCGAACCTGAATCACCTGTTGATTTGGTCATCATAACTGCGGCACCGACTGCTCCAATTGCACCACCCAGGCTTCCCTTCTGAGCATCTGCATCTTGGAAACGCGTGGCGATATCCCTCAATTCCTTGGATGTGTTCACCATACTCTCCAGCGCTTTATCCAGTATTGGTCGTGACTGCTCGAACTCATAGTAAAACCGCTCCTGCGTCGCGCCCATCCACATCATCTGAACGAACATGATCTGTCTCGTCAGATCACTTCGTATACTCTCCAACTGTTGTCTTGCCTGATCCACCTGATTCGATACGCGATGTAGTTGTTCAGGGGTAACTTTGATTGTACTCATAATGTTTCTCCGCTCATTCGAAATAGGATTTTCCTATGTTAGCAGAAGTGTAACATGTAAACAATCCGGCAAACATCCTGATTTCACCATGATAGAAACACAAGCTGTGCTCCTCATCGGTGCTATGGTCCTATATGCATATACCCACTTCAAGGCACATCCTACATTTTCCAGTAAATACCTTTCCTACTTCATTTCCTCCAGCATCACCCGATACAGTCCAACAATTTTCTCCATCAGTCTCGTAAAATGTTCCAGATGAGATGCACCTGCTCATGGAGCATTCCTAACTAATAATTGAAGGGGATTAAGTTCTATCTAAGCTACAATAAGATAAACTAGTTCATGTATTATTAGATTTTTGTCTATTATAATTTCTACAAACCAATTCAATGGTAAAACAACCAAACACTGCTCCAATTAAATAGGGTAATGTCGCCCAAGTAATAAAATTCTCTATCTTATGCTTAATTTCTAGTTCAGTAAAAGATTCTCCACATAATATGTCTATATATGGATTTATAATTGGAGCTAAATAATCAGAAATAAAGAAACAATAAGAAATAGTAGAGAAAAATGCTAAAAGTAGGTACATTGATACTCTCACTTCATCGATACGTTCATATGGCGTCCATATTACTGATAAGTTTATAAGTATTATCGAAATAAAGAGTACCATCCACCATACAATAGAGTCCATTAAAAATAGATCACTTTTCATAAAATCATTAAGTAGAGCTCCAAAATATATCCATATAAAAAGTGAGACAAGTGGCATTAGAAAATATGCTAGACTATAGGCAAACCAATGTTTAATCCAGCGTAATAAAACATACCGAATAGAGTAATATACTAATAGTGAGAAAGATACAACAAATATATTGATCACAATTGAAGTATAGTTAATTAATAACATTGAAATTAAAGGAATGACGGATTGTAATATGAAGTGCGACACCCTACTGAAATAAAAAAATGGCTCACAGCCTGATTCGTGTAGAATGAAAGTTACCACACCAGCATTCACACAAGGAGAATCAGTCCATGAGTTATTCACATCTTAGCATAATCGAACGCAGCAAGCTAGAAATCCTCCACAGACAAGGC
It encodes:
- a CDS encoding WXG100 family type VII secretion target: MSTIKVTPEQLHRVSNQVDQARQQLESIRSDLTRQIMFVQMMWMGATQERFYYEFEQSRPILDKALESMVNTSKELRDIATRFQDADAQKGSLGGAIGAVGAAVMMTKSTGDSGSGDKGYRMAKINMFGKWVNMPVKENGVADQAALQAYERDQGNLDFNRMQAVNVEPPGEDIFALQIKAFEMGIHPTTGEPVSDKYAQMMVASLKFSQIFMAVSMVKGSMPGSKGPFRLPSSNPAVAKIKQHIEKAESKAEAGTSKINLSEGQTSSKSTVTGQYSGGLVKVPKEDKAADRLAEKLGGESRVKFSNDPKGREFDTVSDEYIAQTKPPLNSLDKQFRKQAKATIEAAIETGKKAYFHFEGKPDDRVIRQLNEYADRYKVEIVIDTKPL